Proteins from one Erysipelothrix larvae genomic window:
- a CDS encoding ACT domain-containing protein yields the protein MRAIVTVVGKDKIGIIAKVCTVLAEHDVNVLDISQTILHDYFNMIMIVEYQEGTFEGVYENLKKTGEALGVEIRVQREEIFEAMHRV from the coding sequence GTGAGAGCTATCGTAACAGTGGTTGGGAAAGACAAGATTGGGATTATTGCTAAAGTATGCACTGTCCTTGCAGAACATGATGTTAATGTATTGGATATTTCGCAAACAATATTACATGATTATTTTAATATGATTATGATTGTGGAGTACCAAGAAGGCACATTTGAGGGAGTGTATGAGAATCTCAAAAAAACAGGTGAAGCACTCGGCGTTGAAATTCGAGTTCAACGTGAAGAAATCTTTGAAGCAATGCATCGAGTTTAG
- a CDS encoding DegV family protein, whose protein sequence is MKTAIVTDSSADLSREDAESLGIFVARMPLTIDGEDFLEEEGISREAFIEAMKNGATVSTSQPNLFNTGTLFKNLLETHDQVLYLPISSKLSGTYQTACILAEEFGGRVVVVDTLAVSYPLLYVTLRAKELAESGVPLVEIKQNIESNSFMFASLIPESIEYLKRGGRIKPAAAAVANLLKIMPILSVTDGEIDLLDKVRTHKKALKKGVSYVVEDRNPDDYDWAVLSGDAPEEDMLEVIAEVERILGRSVVRRNIYPIVLAHTGPGTIAVTCMKKF, encoded by the coding sequence ATGAAAACTGCTATAGTAACAGACTCATCTGCAGACTTATCGAGAGAAGATGCAGAATCACTTGGAATTTTCGTGGCTCGAATGCCACTGACAATCGATGGTGAAGATTTTTTAGAAGAAGAAGGAATCTCTCGTGAAGCATTTATTGAAGCAATGAAAAATGGTGCAACAGTCAGTACATCGCAACCTAACCTCTTTAATACAGGAACATTATTTAAAAACTTATTAGAAACACACGATCAAGTATTATATCTACCAATTTCAAGTAAACTAAGTGGCACATATCAGACAGCATGTATTTTAGCTGAAGAATTTGGTGGGAGAGTAGTTGTTGTTGATACACTTGCGGTAAGTTACCCGCTTTTATATGTAACGTTACGCGCGAAAGAACTCGCGGAATCAGGTGTGCCATTGGTTGAGATTAAACAAAATATTGAATCAAACTCATTTATGTTCGCATCATTGATCCCAGAATCAATTGAATATCTAAAGAGGGGTGGGCGTATTAAACCGGCTGCAGCTGCGGTTGCAAACTTGTTGAAGATTATGCCAATACTCAGCGTAACAGATGGAGAAATAGACCTTCTTGATAAAGTTAGAACACATAAGAAAGCTTTGAAGAAAGGTGTTTCGTATGTAGTGGAAGATCGAAACCCAGATGATTATGATTGGGCAGTCTTGAGTGGTGATGCACCAGAAGAAGACATGCTAGAGGTTATTGCGGAAGTAGAACGGATCTTAGGGAGAAGTGTTGTTCGTCGCAATATTTATCCGATTGTTTTAGCCCATACTGGACCGGGAACGATTGCGGTCACATGTATGAAGAAATTCTAA
- a CDS encoding YbjQ family protein has translation MKIVTTHTLEGYEIVEYKGVVFGEVINGIDFIKDIGASFRNLVGGRSKGYEEEIIQSRTDALRELESRAMSMGANAVVGLRIDYETLGGGGMIMVSCTGTAVVVNEKQ, from the coding sequence ATGAAAATCGTAACAACGCATACATTAGAAGGCTATGAGATTGTTGAGTATAAAGGTGTTGTTTTTGGAGAAGTCATCAATGGGATTGACTTCATTAAGGATATTGGTGCGAGCTTTCGAAATTTAGTAGGCGGGCGTTCAAAAGGATATGAAGAAGAAATTATTCAATCGCGGACGGATGCTCTCAGAGAACTTGAATCACGTGCAATGTCAATGGGGGCGAATGCTGTTGTTGGGTTGCGCATCGATTATGAGACACTCGGTGGTGGTGGCATGATTATGGTGTCGTGTACTGGAACCGCAGTGGTTGTGAATGAAAAACAATAA
- a CDS encoding cold-shock protein — protein sequence MDSGKVKFFNAEKGFGFIIVDGSNEEIFVHYSGIAAQGYKSLNEGQAVMFDIVDGRRGKQAENVKPL from the coding sequence ATGGATTCAGGAAAAGTAAAATTCTTTAATGCAGAAAAAGGTTTCGGTTTTATCATCGTTGATGGTTCAAACGAAGAAATCTTTGTACATTACTCAGGTATTGCTGCACAAGGCTACAAGTCATTAAACGAAGGTCAAGCAGTTATGTTTGATATCGTAGACGGACGTCGTGGTAAGCAAGCTGAAAATGTAAAACCATTATAA
- a CDS encoding DUF1307 domain-containing protein — translation MKKVLVLCILTAFLTGCGNKSNSSVTECTMDKQYSAYTTSKQTLESEGDIVKVILFEGIIDYSSKEQLESAIVQIDAAIESVNSLDGVEVSYEKLSDTSIKDKARYDLESASISTLQQLGLLSSDDAAKETKLISLKKSVTALESSGFTCKTK, via the coding sequence ATGAAGAAAGTTCTAGTTTTGTGTATTTTAACTGCTTTCCTTACTGGCTGTGGTAATAAGAGTAATTCAAGTGTGACGGAGTGTACAATGGATAAACAGTATAGTGCTTATACTACGTCCAAACAGACACTTGAGTCTGAAGGTGATATTGTTAAAGTGATTCTTTTTGAAGGAATCATAGATTATAGTAGTAAGGAACAACTTGAAAGTGCAATAGTGCAAATTGACGCTGCTATTGAATCGGTTAATTCACTAGATGGTGTTGAAGTTAGCTATGAAAAGTTAAGTGATACATCAATTAAGGATAAAGCACGTTATGATTTGGAATCTGCGAGTATATCAACGCTGCAACAATTAGGATTGTTGTCATCAGATGATGCTGCAAAAGAAACTAAATTGATTTCACTAAAAAAATCTGTAACTGCACTAGAAAGCTCAGGCTTTACATGTAAAACCAAATAG
- a CDS encoding zinc ribbon domain-containing protein YjdM, translating into MEYPSCPNCNGTYTYEDGTLFICPECGHEWSQHEMDLEKEANAVKDAYGNVLQDGDNAIMIKDVKIKGSSDSIKQGTKVSNIRLEVNGDHNITARVDGYGVMDLKSELVKKA; encoded by the coding sequence ATGGAATATCCAAGTTGTCCAAATTGTAATGGAACCTATACCTATGAAGACGGAACCCTTTTTATTTGTCCAGAATGTGGCCATGAATGGAGTCAGCATGAAATGGATCTTGAAAAGGAAGCAAATGCTGTAAAAGATGCCTACGGTAATGTGCTCCAAGATGGTGATAATGCAATTATGATAAAAGATGTGAAAATAAAAGGAAGTTCAGATAGTATTAAACAAGGAACAAAGGTATCAAACATACGTTTAGAAGTAAACGGTGATCACAACATAACTGCTCGTGTTGATGGGTATGGTGTGATGGACTTGAAATCAGAGCTTGTGAAGAAAGCATAG